The Nerophis ophidion isolate RoL-2023_Sa linkage group LG21, RoL_Noph_v1.0, whole genome shotgun sequence region GGTTCCAGAAGTCCCAGGTCAGGACCCTTTAGAAATAGAACTTCAGGTCCTAGAAGTCCTAAGTCAGGATCTTTACAGATGGGGATTCATATTCTAAAAGTCCCAAGTCAGGACCTTTACAGATAGTATTTTAGATTTGAGAGATATACGTTTTTGTTCCAGAAGTCCCAAGTTAGAATACTGCTAGGAGGTTCAGGATTCAGAAGTCCAAAGTCAGGACATTTACAGATGTAAGTTTCGGTTCCAAGTCAGGAAGTTTAGAAATAGAAGTTCAGGTTCCAGAAGTGCATAGTCAGGACCATTACAGCTTGAAGTTAGATTCCAAGTGAGAACCCTTAAGAAATATAAGTTTAGTTTTCAGAAGTTCCAAGTCAAGACCCTGAGAGTTGGAGGttcaaattccaggaattcctaaaACAGGACCTTTTAGAAATGTAAGTTTAAGTTCAAAGCCAGGACGCTTTACAAATATAAATTCAGGTTCCAGAAGTCCCAAATCTAGGCTTCAGAGATGAAGGTTCAGTCTCCACCAGGAACGCATTCAGCTTCTGAATCTGTACTCGAAGAGTCGACATGAGTTCTTTGTTGTTCCAGGCCACTATGGTACTTCTCTTAACGTTTGGGACTGGACCACCCACAGAAGGGTGCAGTCACTCGATCTGGGAGAAGAGGGCGCCATACCTCTGGAGATCCGATTCCTCCACGACCCTGATGCCACTGAAGGTTTTGTGGGATGTGCTCTGAAGGGGAACGTGTTTCGATTCTACAAAGCACCGGTGAGGAACCCCTAGACCCTCTTGACCAATTCCATGTGAACTGAGGGGCACCGCCGGGACCAGCTTTGCTTCTTTGGTTTTAAACGTGGTCGTCTTTTGCCAGGTTTGAGGTGCCACTGTTATGCTATGTTGTTGTTTAGACAGGGAAGTGGGCTGCAGAGAAGGTCATCAGCGTTCCCAGTAAGAAAGTTGAAGGTTGGCTGCTTCCTGAGATCCCAGGTTTGTCAGTCGTCCAGCTTAATCCCACCCGTCTGTCCCACATGGTGTCTCACCTGTCTCGCACACCTCCACCTGTAGGTCTGATCACTGACATCCTGATCTCTTTGGACGATCGTTTCCTGTACTTTAGCAACTGGCTACATGGGGACATCAGACAGTATGACATCACCGACACAAAGAACCCTCGCCTGGTTGGACAGGTGTGATGTCGTGTTGCACAGGGGCCCTTTCGGGTAAGACGACTTACCTATCGGTTTCTCTTCAGCTGTTTTTGGGGGGAAGTATTACCACAGACGGACCAGTTCAAGTTCTGGAGGACCCCGAAAAGCAGCCGCAGCCCAGCCCCCGTTTCATTCAGGTACCTTGGACAGGAAGTAGAACGAAGAAACATCTAACGTGGGATGACATTTATACCTCACTATGTGTGTAGGGAAAGCGTGTCCCCGGGGGTCCCCAGATGTTGCAGTTGAGTTTGGATGGTCGAAGACTTTATGTAACGACGTCATTGTACAGTGGTTGGGACAAACAGTTCTATCCTGAAATGACACGGTCAGTACTCTGTACTCACCCACACACTACTGCAATACACACTCCACAAATACTTGTCAAGGCCCAGTACTGCCTGACGAACACAGTAAGCCAATGGGTAGCAAGTATTTAGTTCACGGACATGCCTGTTCTGGCAGGGAGGGGTCGGTGATGATGCAGATTGATGTGGACTCCGTGAAGGGGGGTCTGACCCTCAACGAGAACTTCCTGGTGGACTTCGGCAAAGAGCCTGACGGCCCAGCGCTGGCTCACGAGCTGAGGTACCCCGGAGGAGACTGCACGTCGGACATCTGGCTCTGACCCGGAAACACTCACCGCGTCTTTTGTGGGTCAAATTTGACAATTGAATAAAACGTAATTAACGACGTTAACTGTCATTTACAGCACCAACCATTATGAACGTGTACTAACATCACCACAACTGTTTTCTGTATACGCAGCAAATAATTTTTGAATATGAAAACAAGTCTGTAATCAGTGAACAAATAAACTCGGACTCGATGACTTATTATGTTGAAtccgattttttaaaattgtaatacaacatgtggccAAAAAGAGGCAGTGTTGGATAAAGAGTAAACAGCATATCTGCACATAGCCTCAGAAccaacatccatctatccatccattttctacggcttgtcccttttggagtcccAGCTGTGACAGTATATTAAAGTATAACAATAGAGTAACACAACTCTAGATCAGGGTTGTCCaacctttttccactgagggccgcattaAGTATGGTCActgttttcatatttttcattttcaaaacatacatgtgtgtgtgtgtgtgtgtatatatatatatatatatatatatatatatatatatatatatatctcaatcaatgtttatttatatagccccaaatcacaaatgtctcaaaggactgcacaaatcattacgactacaacatcctcggaagaacccacaaaagggcaaggaaaactcacatccagtgggcagggagaattcacatccagtgggacgccagtgacaatgctgactatgagaaaccttggagaggacctcagatgtgggcaacccctcctctctaggggaccggaagcaatggatgtcgagcgggtccaacatgatactgtgaaagttcaatccatagtggctccaacacagccgcgagagttcagttcgaagcggatccaagacagcagcgagagtcccgtccacaggaaaccatctcaagcggaggcggatcagcagcgtagagatgtccccaatcgatacaggcgagcggtccatcctgggtcccgacgagcggtccatcctgggttttgactctggacagccagtacttcatccatggtcatcggaccggaccccctccacaagggagggggggacataggagaaagaaaagaagctgcagatcaactggtctaaaaaggaggtctatttaaaggctagagta contains the following coding sequences:
- the selenbp1 gene encoding methanethiol oxidase, which translates into the protein MASCSGCGPGYRTPLDAMKGPREEIVYLPCIYRNTPTRKADYLATVDVDPKSPSYCQVVHRLPMPNLHDELHHSGWNACSSCFGDASKKRNRLILPSLISSRVYVVDVGTDPRAPTIHKMVEPVDLYWKCGLANPHTTHCLGSGQILISCMGDPSGGGKGGFVLLDGETFEVVGNWEHPGDAAPFGYDFWYQPRHNVMISTEWGAPKALANGFNPAHVAEGHYGTSLNVWDWTTHRRVQSLDLGEEGAIPLEIRFLHDPDATEGFVGCALKGNVFRFYKAPTGKWAAEKVISVPSKKVEGWLLPEIPGLITDILISLDDRFLYFSNWLHGDIRQYDITDTKNPRLVGQLFLGGSITTDGPVQVLEDPEKQPQPSPRFIQGKRVPGGPQMLQLSLDGRRLYVTTSLYSGWDKQFYPEMTREGSVMMQIDVDSVKGGLTLNENFLVDFGKEPDGPALAHELRYPGGDCTSDIWL